A section of the Pseudobacteriovorax antillogorgiicola genome encodes:
- a CDS encoding acetyl-CoA carboxylase biotin carboxyl carrier protein subunit: protein MKWKVDIAECEPVIVDLPSKLVKDSWTPISLQGKRYFVQWNKSLNTIYLKDQNGLERPLKVRGQNMVQFPGEVQRRFQIEISGAGFHLVNRLETVVEPSVPGSAFRKSSANDAGATVRAPMVGKVIKVLVSDGDLVTKGQELLVIEAMKMENKILAPVAGQVSKLKAKEGEQTGIGDALMQIELANS, encoded by the coding sequence GTGAAGTGGAAAGTTGATATCGCAGAGTGCGAGCCAGTCATAGTAGATCTACCAAGCAAACTTGTAAAAGATAGTTGGACCCCGATCTCCCTGCAAGGTAAGCGATACTTTGTACAGTGGAATAAGAGCTTAAATACCATCTACCTGAAAGACCAAAACGGACTTGAACGCCCTCTGAAAGTTCGTGGCCAGAATATGGTACAGTTTCCGGGCGAGGTTCAGAGGCGCTTTCAGATTGAAATCTCCGGCGCTGGATTTCACTTGGTGAACCGCCTTGAAACTGTTGTGGAGCCTTCAGTTCCAGGTTCAGCCTTTCGAAAGAGTTCAGCGAATGATGCTGGTGCTACGGTGCGTGCACCCATGGTGGGTAAGGTGATTAAAGTGCTCGTCAGCGATGGTGATCTGGTGACAAAGGGCCAAGAGCTTCTGGTCATCGAAGCCATGAAAATGGAGAATAAAATTCTTGCACCGGTTGCGGGGCAAGTTTCAAAGCTGAAAGCTAAGGAAGGTGAGCAGACTGGGATTGGTGATGCTTTGATGCAAATAGAGCTAGCTAACAGCTAA
- a CDS encoding acyl-CoA carboxylase subunit beta, with amino-acid sequence MDFNQKREAAYEQLQENRRLAALGGGEKRIESQHQRGKMTARERIHLLLDADSFTEIDAFVTHDCQHFGMEDKKILGDGVVTGFGTIDGRLVYVFSQDFTVFGGSLSLAFAKKICKVMDLALQNGAPLIGLNDSGGARIQEGVASLGGYADIFHRNVKASGVIPQLSVVLGPCAGGAVYSPAMTDFIFMVDETSHMFITGPEVIKTVTGESVTFEELGGSQTHTSKSGVCDLRLPSEGDAILAIRNWLSYTPSNNLETVPTKPLAPSEQSAIQERQTNLADLVPSNPNQPYDMKDVIRTIVDPDSFFELKGEYAPNITTGFARLDGQTVGIVGNNPSALAGVLDIEASVKAARFVRFCDCFNIPLVTLVDVPGFLPGTDQEKGGIIRHGAKLLYAFSEATVPKLTVITRKAYGGAYDVMNSKHIGADLNLAWPQAEIAVMGAEGACNIIFRNEIKGSDKPDETRRELTESYASKFATPYEAASKGYIDAVIFPEETRDHLIRGLKACSSKRESRPNRKHGNIPL; translated from the coding sequence ATGGATTTTAACCAGAAGCGGGAAGCTGCCTATGAGCAGCTTCAAGAAAACCGGCGCCTCGCAGCCCTGGGTGGCGGTGAGAAGCGCATTGAGTCCCAGCATCAAAGAGGTAAAATGACAGCAAGAGAGCGGATTCATCTGCTACTAGATGCTGACTCATTCACAGAAATCGACGCCTTCGTCACCCACGATTGCCAGCACTTCGGCATGGAAGATAAGAAAATACTTGGGGACGGCGTTGTCACCGGCTTCGGTACCATCGATGGTCGGCTGGTGTACGTATTCTCTCAAGACTTTACGGTTTTCGGCGGCAGCTTAAGTTTGGCCTTTGCTAAAAAAATCTGCAAAGTGATGGATCTCGCCTTGCAAAATGGCGCTCCTTTGATCGGGCTTAATGACTCTGGCGGGGCGAGAATTCAAGAAGGTGTCGCGAGCCTCGGAGGGTATGCCGATATCTTCCACCGCAATGTCAAAGCTTCTGGGGTGATTCCACAGCTCTCGGTAGTCCTCGGCCCCTGTGCTGGTGGTGCTGTATATTCTCCAGCGATGACCGACTTCATATTTATGGTTGATGAGACGAGCCATATGTTTATTACCGGTCCCGAGGTGATAAAAACTGTAACCGGTGAGTCGGTGACCTTTGAAGAGCTAGGGGGGAGCCAAACCCACACCAGCAAAAGTGGAGTTTGCGATTTAAGATTACCGTCTGAAGGCGATGCTATCCTAGCTATTCGCAATTGGTTGTCTTACACCCCTTCCAATAACTTGGAAACTGTCCCTACTAAGCCTCTTGCTCCTAGCGAGCAAAGTGCAATCCAAGAAAGGCAAACAAACCTTGCCGATCTTGTGCCATCAAACCCGAATCAGCCTTATGATATGAAAGATGTCATTCGGACAATTGTTGATCCTGATAGCTTCTTTGAACTCAAAGGTGAGTATGCGCCCAACATCACCACCGGATTTGCGCGCCTCGACGGCCAAACAGTTGGTATCGTTGGCAACAACCCATCTGCCTTAGCTGGTGTCCTCGATATTGAAGCTTCAGTGAAAGCCGCACGGTTTGTTCGCTTCTGCGATTGCTTTAATATTCCCCTTGTCACACTTGTTGATGTTCCAGGCTTTCTTCCGGGTACCGACCAGGAGAAAGGTGGTATTATCCGTCATGGCGCCAAACTACTCTATGCATTTAGCGAAGCGACTGTTCCCAAGCTTACCGTAATTACTCGCAAGGCCTATGGCGGTGCCTACGATGTCATGAACTCAAAGCACATCGGTGCCGACTTGAATCTTGCCTGGCCTCAAGCGGAAATCGCTGTCATGGGCGCTGAGGGGGCTTGTAACATCATATTCCGCAATGAGATTAAAGGCTCGGACAAGCCTGACGAGACGCGCCGCGAGTTGACAGAATCCTATGCTTCAAAATTTGCCACTCCTTACGAAGCGGCGAGCAAAGGCTACATCGATGCGGTCATTTTCCCAGAAGAAACTCGCGATCATTTAATTCGCGGTTTGAAAGCCTGCTCTTCAAAGCGAGAGAGCCGACCAAATCGCAAGCATGGCAATATTCCACTTTAA
- a CDS encoding TrmH family RNA methyltransferase, translating to MTDTIPLTRYGYPADAWRLLAPRLTDKRREKMDFVASHRTKKVRLVLQDIHDPHNISACLRSAEAFGVLDIDIVNLYQKFAKPSTVSRGSYNWLKMHRYTSIPDIIQDLRSNGYKIAAGYPSPDNLKLNEIPVDQGVAVVFGNEHRGVAPEWDEHVDYKFTIPMVGMVESLNISVSAALTMYQLTQRSRALLGDAAYHLSEQEKNDLLSDWVCQHARSYEKELARLRNQS from the coding sequence ATGACCGATACGATTCCACTGACGAGATATGGTTACCCAGCAGATGCCTGGCGTCTGCTTGCCCCCCGCCTCACCGATAAACGTCGCGAAAAAATGGATTTTGTTGCGAGCCATCGTACTAAGAAGGTTCGCCTGGTCCTTCAAGACATTCACGATCCCCATAATATTTCAGCCTGCCTCCGTTCTGCGGAAGCCTTTGGTGTTTTGGACATTGATATTGTGAATCTCTACCAAAAGTTTGCCAAACCAAGCACTGTGTCTCGTGGGAGCTATAACTGGCTTAAGATGCATCGCTATACCAGTATTCCAGATATCATTCAGGACTTACGCAGTAACGGCTATAAAATCGCGGCGGGTTACCCATCCCCTGATAATCTCAAACTTAACGAGATCCCTGTAGATCAGGGCGTTGCTGTTGTCTTTGGCAACGAACATCGTGGGGTAGCACCTGAGTGGGATGAACATGTGGACTACAAATTTACCATTCCTATGGTCGGCATGGTGGAGAGTTTGAATATTTCAGTTTCTGCTGCCCTCACCATGTACCAGCTCACCCAAAGAAGCCGCGCACTCCTTGGAGACGCCGCCTACCACTTGAGCGAACAAGAAAAAAATGACCTACTCAGCGATTGGGTTTGTCAGCACGCCAGAAGCTACGAGAAAGAACTTGCTAGATTGCGCAATCAGTCTTGA
- a CDS encoding sigma-54-dependent transcriptional regulator, which yields MSDTSVVNSLSGSRILVVDDHRNIRLSLKMTLEGEGAIVTEAETYAQALIKLGSLSEAQAIPFDVVLLDIRLPDGNGLDVLKLLSHHKHASQVIMISGEGTVKEAFAATKLGAFDYIEKPFVPERILVSIGRCLDFNNIQVTNKQLSQQVMKGQEILGQTPAVEELKSLISRVAPTNGRVLILGESGTGKELIAKSVHRQSQRAKKPMVKVNCAAIPHSLVESELFGHEKGAFTGATKNRKGLFEQADGGTLFLDEIGELDLNVQAKLLRTLQSGEIIPVGSETVTTVDVRLIAATHRDLEGMVANGEFREDLFYRLNVVTIVSPPLRERKDDLDILVNHFVEDACQEHAIPQRSVTPTAMAELKAYHWPGNIRELRNVIEREVILSDSAEIDSVSSLSTKVSPVATTSTQSQQTKSNSLSKTTPPGDAASFSFESEVVPWQELHQAIGKSYIKYVLNKTQGNVSEAARVLCLERAYLHRLMKKLGIQRGVVVTD from the coding sequence ATGTCAGACACATCAGTGGTCAACTCATTATCCGGCAGTCGGATTCTTGTGGTTGACGACCACAGGAATATCCGCCTGTCCTTAAAAATGACTCTCGAAGGCGAAGGGGCCATTGTCACCGAAGCGGAAACTTACGCCCAGGCTCTGATCAAATTAGGATCACTAAGCGAAGCCCAAGCTATTCCTTTCGATGTTGTGCTGCTCGATATTCGCCTGCCGGATGGGAATGGTCTCGATGTTCTTAAATTACTATCTCACCACAAACACGCATCTCAAGTGATCATGATTTCCGGTGAGGGCACTGTCAAAGAAGCTTTCGCAGCAACCAAGCTGGGAGCCTTTGACTATATCGAAAAGCCCTTTGTGCCTGAGCGAATTCTGGTAAGCATTGGCCGATGCCTTGATTTTAACAATATTCAAGTCACGAACAAGCAACTCAGCCAGCAGGTGATGAAGGGGCAGGAAATCCTAGGCCAAACCCCCGCTGTGGAAGAGCTAAAATCACTCATCAGCCGTGTGGCACCAACCAACGGACGGGTTCTGATTCTCGGGGAAAGCGGTACCGGCAAGGAACTTATTGCTAAAAGTGTGCACCGTCAATCCCAGCGGGCCAAGAAACCTATGGTCAAGGTCAACTGCGCTGCCATACCACACTCACTGGTTGAAAGTGAGTTGTTCGGCCATGAGAAAGGAGCGTTCACCGGCGCTACTAAGAATAGAAAAGGGTTATTTGAGCAGGCCGATGGGGGCACCTTGTTCCTGGACGAGATTGGTGAGTTGGACCTCAATGTCCAAGCCAAGTTACTCCGCACCTTGCAAAGCGGCGAGATCATACCCGTCGGCTCAGAAACGGTCACAACTGTGGACGTGCGCTTGATCGCTGCAACCCACCGCGACCTCGAAGGCATGGTCGCCAACGGCGAGTTTCGGGAAGATCTGTTTTATCGACTCAACGTGGTCACGATCGTATCTCCCCCTTTAAGGGAACGAAAGGACGACCTTGATATCCTCGTGAATCATTTCGTTGAGGATGCCTGTCAGGAACATGCTATCCCCCAACGTAGTGTGACACCTACAGCGATGGCCGAACTGAAAGCCTACCACTGGCCCGGCAATATCCGAGAACTACGAAATGTCATTGAGCGCGAGGTCATTCTCAGTGACTCCGCTGAAATTGACAGTGTTAGCAGCCTTAGTACCAAGGTTAGCCCTGTGGCGACGACTAGCACCCAGTCTCAGCAAACCAAGTCAAATAGTCTTAGCAAGACGACCCCTCCAGGCGATGCAGCAAGTTTTTCGTTCGAATCTGAGGTCGTCCCCTGGCAAGAGTTGCATCAGGCGATCGGAAAGAGCTATATCAAGTATGTACTTAACAAGACCCAGGGAAATGTCAGTGAAGCTGCAAGGGTACTTTGCCTGGAGCGGGCCTACCTTCATCGCCTGATGAAAAAGCTTGGTATCCAACGAGGAGTTGTAGTAACTGATTGA
- a CDS encoding TIGR02147 family protein, giving the protein MTFADFLDEQLQLRQKTSPGYSMRSFARDLGVDSGFLSRILKGSRRLSLSKAHSISDKLSLSAKDRERFLYLVRLALIDDDEDLKRSIERQLQRHSEPQSVLGASSFKVISKWYHYAILELTFKEDFESQPSYISQKLNISQFEAKMAIERMVRLGLLARDSNGSLKKTKSNIGDLCAPSESARCRHKDILEKASRSLEKQSFEEKVQLGATFCIDKKLLPETRQRIQVFLQDLNDFLESGDREEVYEMNVSLFSLEK; this is encoded by the coding sequence ATGACATTTGCTGACTTTCTAGATGAACAACTCCAACTGAGACAAAAGACTAGTCCAGGCTATTCCATGAGAAGTTTCGCGCGGGACCTCGGAGTCGACTCAGGATTTCTATCTAGGATTCTTAAAGGCAGTAGGCGATTGTCATTGTCAAAAGCCCATTCCATTTCTGATAAGCTGTCCTTGTCGGCTAAGGATCGCGAGAGGTTCCTCTATCTGGTTAGGCTGGCTCTCATCGATGACGACGAAGACCTCAAAAGATCTATTGAGCGACAGTTGCAACGTCATTCTGAGCCTCAAAGTGTTCTAGGAGCAAGCAGTTTCAAGGTCATTTCAAAGTGGTATCATTACGCTATTTTGGAGCTTACATTTAAAGAAGATTTCGAATCTCAACCATCATACATAAGTCAGAAGTTAAATATTTCCCAATTTGAAGCTAAGATGGCAATTGAGCGTATGGTGAGGTTAGGGCTTCTTGCTAGGGATAGCAACGGCTCTCTTAAGAAAACTAAGTCGAATATTGGCGATTTGTGTGCTCCATCCGAGTCGGCTAGGTGTCGCCATAAGGATATCTTAGAGAAGGCAAGCCGGTCTCTTGAAAAGCAAAGTTTTGAGGAAAAAGTTCAACTGGGGGCTACGTTCTGCATTGATAAAAAGCTACTTCCTGAGACGAGGCAGAGAATTCAGGTCTTTTTACAAGACCTCAATGATTTTTTAGAGTCTGGAGATCGAGAAGAGGTCTATGAAATGAATGTTAGTTTGTTCTCTTTAGAAAAATAG
- a CDS encoding leucine-rich repeat domain-containing protein: MTESELNEDIAATFSGGINVFLASAKVTSKVASLLTERNLSKRLVYQANFQTRVEKLSNPRYSPLGQEMVVIQDENLAKENCGQEYIDQIVHGGKIYILVDFDFYDKEIQNRIETKIEFKVLGFKKTKTFTKLTREEKQNTRINIDAFQVGGDPSQLDAILQDAQSTNCSLDEIDKCHDIIDRLFDYATADGRFREQLDHSPLTYITAPYEERGFRDLIKSPNPILTGANKFAHEALLSKLVRQQGFQDRLEELIVRKDVPPDQLRDLRNVQEDVIQNVLVLKEAVKSCEINPNICLTVESNTNSQLILIQDSSVNVERNLYQDCINRVALGYEGAFSKIFAGTSHSSCLDLYRNAESVYSLSLKDLKLDDVNFLRYLPKIRSLDISDNQISNIYPLRYLSRLEELDMSRNGVSQVFALGELDRLKTLDLHHNNVTSLSAIYSLPLQYIKAYANLLNLDEVQSRFPTATKVFTYDEAVVEEADRLISLGKIARLQFERYWELRFAPVYYEDSNQVEWLPMLPAVELYD, encoded by the coding sequence CCTTTCCAAGCGATTGGTCTATCAAGCAAACTTTCAGACTAGGGTCGAAAAACTTAGTAATCCTAGATATTCGCCACTAGGACAAGAGATGGTTGTCATCCAAGATGAAAACTTGGCCAAAGAGAATTGTGGGCAAGAATACATTGATCAGATTGTTCATGGTGGCAAGATCTATATATTAGTTGACTTTGATTTCTATGATAAGGAGATCCAAAATCGTATTGAAACGAAGATTGAGTTCAAGGTCTTAGGCTTCAAGAAAACCAAAACATTTACCAAGCTGACACGAGAAGAAAAGCAGAATACACGGATCAATATCGACGCTTTTCAAGTAGGTGGTGATCCCTCACAGTTGGACGCTATTCTACAAGATGCGCAGAGCACAAATTGTAGCCTGGATGAAATCGACAAGTGTCACGATATCATCGATCGTTTGTTCGACTATGCGACTGCTGATGGCAGGTTTCGCGAGCAATTGGATCATTCACCACTCACATACATAACGGCACCTTACGAAGAACGAGGATTTCGTGACCTAATCAAATCTCCCAACCCTATCCTAACGGGAGCGAATAAGTTTGCCCACGAGGCACTTCTGTCAAAGCTAGTGAGACAACAGGGTTTTCAGGATCGATTGGAGGAATTGATAGTGCGGAAGGACGTTCCTCCCGACCAGCTACGAGATCTGCGCAACGTTCAAGAAGATGTTATACAAAATGTTCTTGTTCTTAAGGAAGCAGTCAAGTCTTGCGAGATAAATCCAAATATTTGTCTCACAGTAGAGAGCAATACCAACAGTCAATTGATCTTAATACAGGATAGCAGTGTTAATGTGGAAAGAAACCTCTATCAAGACTGCATCAATCGAGTCGCGTTAGGGTACGAGGGAGCATTTTCTAAAATATTTGCTGGTACATCTCATAGTAGCTGCCTTGATTTATATCGAAACGCTGAGTCGGTCTATAGCCTGAGCTTGAAAGACTTAAAACTAGACGATGTGAATTTTCTGCGTTATCTTCCAAAAATTCGAAGTCTGGATATTTCCGATAACCAGATATCTAATATATACCCGCTTCGCTACCTTTCAAGGCTAGAAGAACTCGATATGAGTCGAAACGGGGTAAGTCAAGTATTTGCTTTAGGTGAGCTTGATCGCTTAAAGACTTTAGACTTACATCACAATAACGTCACGAGCCTGTCTGCTATCTATAGTCTTCCCCTTCAATATATTAAGGCCTATGCTAACCTTCTAAATCTCGATGAAGTGCAGTCGAGATTTCCTACTGCTACAAAAGTATTCACTTATGATGAAGCTGTAGTAGAGGAAGCTGATCGCTTGATTAGTTTAGGTAAGATCGCACGTCTTCAGTTTGAGCGCTATTGGGAGCTTAGATTTGCCCCAGTCTACTATGAAGATTCAAACCAAGTAGAATGGCTACCCATGCTACCGGCGGTCGAGCTGTATGACTAG
- a CDS encoding acetyl/propionyl/methylcrotonyl-CoA carboxylase subunit alpha — protein MIQSIKRVLIANRGEIAVRIIRTLRDLGVESVAVYSDADAASNHRKMADFAVRLPGRSSAETYLNQDALKDAIRLSGADAVHPGYGFLSEDASFCEMITGLGVKFIGPSVSAMNTMGNKVEAKDLMKKYEVPTVPGSDGQIHSAQELKVLTDKIGFPIILKAAAGGGGRGMREVFEASQLEEAFEACSREAVSYFGNGAVFAERLIQNPRHIEIQVLCDGKNGVHLFERDCSVQRRHQKLLEEAPSQFLSDEKRQELGSLAVKAALAVGYEGVGTVEFICESPDDVYFMEMNTRIQVEHPVTEMITGVDLIREQILVADGQALTMQQEHIIPRGWAFEARINAEDPTQDFMPSPGTIKHLKLPEGPFVRVDTHIYAGYQIPSEYDSMIAKVITWGPSRDIAMDRLKRALSEMEIGGITTTARFHEAVISNEVFRSGKFTTHFINDQRDQLQASMENWQESAMIDGALVSAALSQAASDQSVSEPSKHTRQAWAQKAIAESHHHY, from the coding sequence ATGATTCAATCTATTAAACGGGTGCTGATTGCCAATCGAGGTGAGATTGCAGTTCGCATCATACGAACCTTAAGAGATCTGGGCGTTGAAAGTGTTGCGGTTTACTCCGACGCTGATGCTGCCAGCAATCACCGAAAAATGGCTGATTTCGCCGTCCGACTGCCAGGCAGAAGCTCCGCGGAAACTTATCTCAACCAGGACGCACTCAAAGACGCTATCCGCTTAAGTGGAGCCGATGCCGTTCACCCCGGCTATGGCTTCCTTTCGGAAGACGCATCTTTTTGTGAGATGATTACTGGTCTTGGGGTGAAATTCATAGGACCTTCCGTATCGGCCATGAATACCATGGGTAATAAAGTTGAAGCCAAAGACCTCATGAAAAAGTATGAGGTTCCAACAGTGCCTGGCAGTGATGGTCAGATCCATAGTGCCCAAGAGCTTAAAGTGCTTACCGATAAGATCGGCTTTCCTATCATCTTGAAGGCAGCTGCTGGAGGTGGTGGCCGTGGTATGCGCGAAGTATTTGAAGCTTCTCAGCTGGAAGAAGCTTTCGAGGCATGCTCCCGAGAGGCCGTCTCGTACTTTGGCAATGGAGCGGTATTTGCGGAACGCTTGATCCAAAACCCTCGCCACATTGAAATCCAGGTGCTTTGCGATGGTAAAAACGGTGTACACCTATTCGAGCGTGATTGTTCCGTACAGCGTCGCCATCAAAAGCTCCTTGAGGAAGCCCCATCGCAATTTTTGTCTGATGAAAAGAGACAAGAGCTTGGCTCCCTAGCCGTTAAGGCTGCATTGGCAGTCGGCTATGAAGGGGTTGGTACAGTTGAGTTTATCTGTGAGTCGCCGGATGATGTGTACTTCATGGAAATGAATACCAGGATTCAAGTCGAGCACCCGGTGACAGAAATGATCACCGGAGTCGACCTGATTCGCGAACAGATATTGGTAGCTGATGGGCAAGCTCTCACTATGCAACAAGAGCATATTATCCCTCGGGGTTGGGCATTTGAAGCCCGGATTAACGCGGAAGATCCAACCCAGGATTTCATGCCAAGCCCTGGCACTATCAAACACCTTAAGCTACCAGAAGGCCCTTTCGTACGGGTGGATACACACATCTATGCTGGCTACCAGATTCCTTCTGAATATGACTCGATGATTGCCAAAGTGATCACTTGGGGTCCGAGCCGTGATATTGCTATGGATCGTTTGAAGCGGGCTTTATCAGAGATGGAAATAGGTGGGATTACGACGACGGCACGGTTCCACGAAGCCGTGATCAGCAATGAGGTTTTCCGCTCTGGAAAGTTTACCACGCACTTTATCAACGACCAGCGGGATCAACTACAAGCCTCGATGGAAAACTGGCAAGAATCTGCCATGATAGATGGTGCACTGGTTTCCGCTGCGCTCAGCCAGGCAGCTAGTGATCAATCAGTCAGTGAACCATCAAAGCATACCCGGCAGGCTTGGGCTCAAAAAGCGATCGCTGAGTCTCATCATCACTATTAA